A region of Acidimicrobiales bacterium DNA encodes the following proteins:
- a CDS encoding TM0106 family RecB-like putative nuclease: MEAIDGRILLSPSDLSGYLACPHLTRLELAAARGEVVRPAREDPELDVLARRGEEHERRHLERLRAGDRDVVEIDRSVGGLAGLHAAAEATTAAMGAGVEVIYQATFFDGRWRGHADFLCRVERPSRLGSWSYEVTDAKLARRVKAAAILQLCSYSEQVARVQGTAPEHIHVLGGDEISRAHRLSDYAAYYRTVKASFEKAVDGPWVETYPDPVPHCGICRWSEVCVRRRRQDDHLSLVAGMRRTQARRLVAAGMPTLTTLASSSGSAVPGVGARALERLRGQARLQLDQRRTGEVHYELTQPVEAGLGLAALPSPSAADLFFDIEGDPFAGEDGLEYLFGIVEVAAGRPRYRAFWAHDRAEERTAFEQLIDLVMARIDERPDLHVYHYGSYEPAAVRRLMGVHATRERAVDRLLRGSVFVDLHQVVRQGVLVSQESYSIKKLEPLYMAARDGAITDAGSSIVAYEQWLETREQTRLDEIAEYNRADCESTWLLRDWLEHRRSEAERRHGAPLSRPQLSTGEPGPEQAAAEAETESLVARLTSGIADEPDVRTPAEAATWLLAQLLDWHRREDKPEWWAHFSRLGQSDEELVDDPDSIGELEFAGVVAEVGRSLVHRYRFRPGQEHKLSVGDGVLDPRTESRCGTVHALDDADGVLDLRRGRGSSAPHPTSVIPDTPRVNTVLRQALARVGATVADQGIDGPGPCRAVRDLLMRRPPWLGELPLGQPLQPVDEPPLDAARRLARRLDGTCLAVQGPPGSGKTFTAAHMIVDLVGSGRRVGITATTHKAITNLVDAACSCARDAGRRLSVVQKGDEDRASTSPMVEVVGDNHLVVARLAEQRAQVIAGTPWLFARPELAGAVDVLFVDEAGQMSLANVVAAGAGADSIVLLGDPQQLAQPSKGSHPPGAGVSALEHLLGDHATIPADRGLFLATTWRLHPALCDFVSEAFYEGRLEPDPTCDLQRLDEGSWAGGAGVRWRPVHHAGNRTSSVEEVTEVAAGVEALLGRQWTDRDGRRRRVSLDDILVVSPYNAQVARLRTALPPGARVGTVDRFQGQEAAVVIFSLATSSTADLPRSVEFLYSLNRLNVAVSRARALVVLVCSPDLLRVRCRTPREMRLANALCRLAELAAATAGGREQLAS, translated from the coding sequence GTGGAAGCGATCGACGGGCGGATCCTGCTCAGCCCCTCCGACCTCAGCGGCTATCTGGCCTGTCCGCACCTGACCCGTCTGGAGCTGGCGGCCGCCCGCGGCGAGGTCGTCCGGCCGGCGCGGGAGGATCCCGAGCTGGACGTCCTTGCTCGGCGGGGCGAGGAGCACGAGCGCCGGCACCTGGAACGGCTGCGTGCAGGGGACAGGGATGTCGTCGAGATCGACCGGAGCGTCGGCGGGCTGGCGGGGCTGCACGCTGCGGCGGAGGCGACGACCGCAGCCATGGGCGCGGGCGTCGAGGTGATCTACCAGGCCACGTTCTTCGACGGACGCTGGAGGGGCCACGCTGACTTCCTGTGCCGGGTGGAGCGGCCCAGTCGGCTGGGGTCCTGGAGCTACGAGGTAACCGACGCCAAGCTGGCCCGTCGGGTCAAAGCCGCAGCCATCCTCCAGCTTTGCTCCTACTCCGAGCAGGTGGCGCGGGTGCAGGGGACGGCGCCAGAGCACATACACGTGCTGGGCGGCGACGAGATATCGCGGGCCCACCGCCTGAGCGACTACGCCGCCTACTACCGGACGGTGAAGGCCAGCTTCGAGAAGGCGGTCGACGGGCCGTGGGTGGAGACGTACCCCGACCCCGTCCCCCATTGCGGCATCTGCCGATGGTCCGAGGTCTGCGTGCGCCGTCGGCGCCAGGACGATCATCTGTCGCTGGTCGCGGGGATGCGCCGCACCCAGGCTCGCCGCCTGGTGGCGGCCGGGATGCCGACGCTGACCACCCTGGCCTCGTCGTCGGGCTCCGCCGTGCCGGGTGTCGGGGCTCGCGCCCTGGAGCGCCTGCGGGGCCAGGCCCGCCTCCAGCTCGACCAGCGACGGACGGGCGAGGTGCACTATGAGCTCACCCAGCCCGTCGAGGCGGGCCTGGGACTGGCTGCGTTGCCGAGCCCGTCGGCGGCTGATCTCTTCTTCGACATCGAGGGCGACCCCTTCGCCGGCGAGGACGGGCTCGAGTATCTCTTCGGGATCGTCGAGGTCGCCGCCGGCCGGCCGCGGTACCGCGCCTTCTGGGCCCACGATCGGGCGGAGGAGCGCACCGCGTTCGAGCAGCTCATCGACCTAGTCATGGCCCGGATCGACGAGCGCCCCGACCTGCACGTCTATCACTACGGCTCCTACGAGCCGGCTGCGGTCAGGCGCCTTATGGGCGTCCATGCCACGCGTGAGCGCGCCGTCGACCGCCTGCTGCGCGGGTCGGTGTTCGTGGACTTGCACCAGGTCGTTCGCCAGGGCGTCCTCGTGTCCCAGGAGTCCTACTCGATCAAGAAGCTCGAACCGCTGTACATGGCCGCTCGGGACGGCGCCATCACCGATGCCGGCTCGAGCATCGTGGCCTACGAGCAGTGGCTGGAGACGAGAGAGCAGACCCGCCTCGACGAGATCGCCGAGTACAACCGCGCCGACTGCGAGTCCACGTGGCTGCTGCGCGACTGGCTGGAACATCGCCGGTCCGAGGCCGAGCGTCGGCACGGTGCTCCCCTGTCGCGGCCTCAGCTGAGCACGGGCGAGCCCGGTCCCGAGCAAGCGGCGGCCGAGGCCGAGACCGAGTCCCTCGTGGCCAGGCTCACCTCGGGCATCGCCGACGAGCCCGACGTCCGCACACCGGCTGAGGCCGCCACCTGGTTGCTGGCCCAGCTCCTGGACTGGCATCGCCGGGAGGACAAGCCCGAGTGGTGGGCGCACTTCTCCCGCCTGGGGCAGAGCGACGAGGAGCTCGTGGACGACCCGGACTCGATCGGCGAGCTGGAGTTCGCCGGGGTCGTCGCGGAGGTGGGGCGCTCGCTCGTCCACCGGTACCGGTTCCGGCCCGGCCAGGAGCACAAGCTGTCGGTCGGCGACGGCGTGCTCGATCCCCGCACCGAGTCGCGCTGTGGCACCGTCCACGCCCTCGACGACGCCGACGGCGTGCTGGACCTGCGCCGAGGCCGCGGATCCAGCGCGCCCCACCCGACCTCAGTGATCCCTGACACTCCGAGGGTCAATACCGTGCTGCGCCAGGCCCTCGCCCGGGTCGGTGCCACCGTGGCCGACCAGGGCATCGACGGCCCCGGACCGTGCCGGGCCGTGCGCGACCTCCTCATGAGACGGCCACCCTGGCTCGGAGAACTGCCCCTCGGTCAGCCGCTTCAGCCCGTTGACGAGCCGCCGCTCGATGCGGCCCGCCGCCTGGCTCGCCGCCTCGACGGGACGTGCCTGGCCGTCCAGGGGCCTCCGGGGTCGGGCAAGACGTTCACGGCCGCCCACATGATCGTGGACCTGGTGGGGTCCGGCCGGCGGGTCGGCATCACGGCCACCACGCACAAGGCCATCACCAACCTCGTGGATGCGGCCTGCTCGTGTGCGCGCGACGCGGGGCGGCGGCTCTCGGTCGTGCAGAAGGGCGACGAGGATCGCGCCTCCACCTCTCCGATGGTCGAGGTGGTCGGCGACAACCACCTCGTCGTGGCCCGACTGGCCGAGCAGCGCGCGCAGGTCATCGCCGGCACGCCGTGGCTGTTCGCGCGTCCGGAGCTTGCCGGCGCTGTCGATGTGCTGTTCGTCGACGAGGCAGGCCAGATGTCGCTCGCCAACGTCGTCGCCGCGGGCGCCGGCGCCGACAGCATCGTGCTGCTCGGCGATCCGCAGCAGCTGGCCCAGCCGTCGAAGGGGTCGCATCCACCGGGTGCCGGGGTGTCGGCGCTCGAGCACCTCCTTGGCGACCACGCCACCATCCCGGCCGACCGGGGTCTGTTCCTGGCCACCACGTGGCGGCTACACCCGGCCCTGTGCGACTTCGTGTCCGAGGCCTTCTACGAGGGCCGTCTCGAGCCCGATCCGACCTGTGACCTCCAGCGCCTGGACGAGGGGAGCTGGGCTGGCGGCGCCGGTGTGCGCTGGCGCCCGGTGCACCACGCAGGCAACCGCACGAGCTCCGTCGAGGAGGTGACCGAGGTGGCGGCGGGAGTGGAGGCGCTCCTGGGCCGCCAGTGGACCGATCGTGACGGTCGCCGACGGCGAGTGAGTCTGGACGACATCCTCGTGGTCTCGCCGTACAACGCTCAGGTCGCGCGGCTGAGGACGGCACTGCCGCCCGGTGCCCGGGTGGGGACCGTCGACCGGTTCCAGGGCCAGGAGGCGGCGGTGGTCATCTTCTCCCTTGCCACCTCGTCGACGGCCGATCTGCCCCGTTCGGTCGAGTTCCTCTACAGCCTCAACCGACTCAACGTGGCTGTCTCCAGGGCACGGGCCCTCGTCGTCCTGGTCTGTTCCCCCGACCTGCTACGGGTGCGCTGCCGGACGCCTCGGGAGATGCGCCTGGCCAACGCTTTGTGTCGGCTGGCCGAGCTGGCCGCTGCCACCGCGGGCGGTCGTGAGCAGCTGGCCAGCTAG
- a CDS encoding transglycosylase family protein, whose amino-acid sequence MATAAGTSVAGGVWAELRQCESGGNYQDNTGNGFYGAYQFDQGTWNGLGYPGRPDQGPPAMQDQAAKQLQASRGWEPWPSCSRKLGLS is encoded by the coding sequence GTGGCCACCGCCGCCGGGACATCAGTTGCCGGGGGCGTCTGGGCCGAACTTCGACAGTGTGAGTCCGGCGGCAACTACCAGGACAACACCGGCAATGGCTTCTACGGGGCCTACCAGTTCGACCAGGGCACCTGGAACGGGCTCGGTTACCCCGGCCGTCCTGATCAGGGACCTCCGGCCATGCAGGACCAAGCGGCCAAGCAGCTGCAGGCCAGCCGGGGCTGGGAGCCCTGGCCCTCGTGCAGTCGCAAGCTCGGTTTGAGCTGA